A section of the Roseivirga sp. BDSF3-8 genome encodes:
- the sdaAA gene encoding L-serine ammonia-lyase, iron-sulfur-dependent, subunit alpha, with protein sequence MSLLFDDFAGWKTYCQENSSKLYEPVLTYEKEQRGHEEAEVWAHLQKAYDVMKEAVHAGLNEEMSSRSGMINNGAKKVFNHPVSVLSPEFQKLISRALAAKEVNSCMGRIVAAPTAGASGILPGVLVTLQELHKLEDRQIHEGLLVSAGIALIIERKASLAGAVGGCQAETGSAAAMAAGAIVYCLGGDVDQVFNAVAITIQCMLGLVCDPVAGLVEVPCVVRNASAAAIANSSAQIALAQVSAVIPVDECIDAMGEVGQSMEERYKETAMGGLAATITGKSIAKKVLIQDIELLDDDQGQE encoded by the coding sequence ATGAGCCTACTGTTTGACGACTTTGCCGGCTGGAAAACCTATTGTCAGGAAAATAGCAGCAAGCTGTATGAGCCTGTGCTAACCTATGAAAAAGAACAGCGTGGGCATGAGGAAGCCGAAGTGTGGGCCCACCTCCAAAAGGCCTATGATGTGATGAAGGAGGCCGTTCATGCCGGACTCAATGAAGAGATGTCCAGCAGGAGTGGCATGATTAATAATGGCGCTAAAAAAGTCTTTAACCATCCCGTTTCCGTTCTCTCCCCCGAATTTCAAAAGCTTATCAGCAGAGCCCTCGCAGCCAAAGAAGTGAATAGCTGTATGGGCCGTATTGTAGCAGCACCCACTGCCGGTGCCTCAGGCATTCTCCCCGGAGTGCTCGTCACCCTGCAGGAGTTGCACAAGCTCGAAGACAGGCAGATTCACGAAGGACTACTCGTTTCCGCAGGAATTGCCCTCATTATCGAACGAAAAGCCTCACTGGCTGGTGCTGTAGGAGGCTGCCAGGCTGAGACAGGCTCCGCAGCAGCAATGGCAGCCGGCGCTATAGTATACTGCCTCGGAGGAGATGTTGATCAGGTATTTAATGCAGTGGCCATCACTATTCAGTGTATGCTAGGCTTAGTTTGCGACCCCGTGGCCGGCCTCGTCGAAGTACCCTGTGTGGTACGTAATGCCAGTGCCGCTGCAATCGCCAATTCTTCTGCACAGATTGCCCTCGCACAGGTTAGTGCCGTTATTCCGGTAGATGAGTGCATCGATGCAATGGGAGAAGTAGGGCAAAGCATGGAAGAGCGCTACAAAGAGACAGCCATGGGCGGCCTGGCAGCCACCATTACCGGAAAGTCTATTGCCAAAAAAGTCCTTATTCAGGACATTGAATTGTTAGATGACGACCAGGGGCAGGAATAA
- the hemE gene encoding uroporphyrinogen decarboxylase, which yields MQLQNDLLLRAARGEKTERTPVWLMRQAGRILPEYRAVRNSLSGFIELVQTPELAAEVTIQPVDLLGVDAAIIFSDILVIPEAMGLPYEMVEKKGPFFPDTIRSEKDMKGLRQADPESDLGYVLEAIRITKRELNGRVPLIGFAGAPWTIFAYMTEGSGSKTFSVARGLLYRNPALAHALLEKITDSTIAYLKAQIAAGADIVQVFDSWAGILSPDQYEAFSLKYIDKICRAITEVPVTVFAKGAYFARKAIGKLDCRTVGLDWNMDIQESRELVGKEKTLQGNLDPCALYGSYDQVREATKKMLDAFGPYRHIANLGHGVYPDTDPDKVRCFIDTVKEYSTTLR from the coding sequence ATGCAATTACAAAATGATCTGCTGCTGCGCGCAGCCCGAGGCGAAAAGACTGAAAGAACTCCTGTATGGCTCATGCGCCAGGCCGGAAGGATACTTCCTGAGTACCGCGCAGTCCGTAACAGCCTGAGTGGCTTTATCGAATTGGTGCAGACACCTGAACTGGCAGCTGAGGTAACTATACAACCGGTAGACTTGCTGGGGGTGGATGCAGCGATCATTTTTTCAGATATCCTGGTGATACCTGAGGCTATGGGCCTGCCCTATGAAATGGTGGAGAAAAAGGGGCCTTTCTTTCCTGACACTATCCGTAGTGAGAAGGACATGAAGGGGTTGAGGCAGGCAGATCCTGAATCTGACCTTGGGTATGTACTGGAAGCTATACGGATCACTAAGAGGGAGCTTAATGGCAGAGTCCCACTTATCGGGTTTGCGGGAGCCCCCTGGACGATTTTTGCTTACATGACGGAGGGTAGCGGCAGTAAAACCTTTAGCGTGGCGAGGGGACTTCTGTATCGTAACCCAGCACTGGCTCATGCTCTGCTGGAGAAAATCACAGATTCCACAATTGCTTACCTTAAAGCGCAGATAGCCGCAGGGGCAGATATTGTGCAGGTATTTGATAGCTGGGCGGGCATTTTATCACCGGATCAGTATGAGGCATTTTCGCTGAAGTATATCGATAAAATATGCCGCGCTATTACGGAGGTGCCGGTTACTGTATTTGCAAAAGGAGCTTACTTTGCCAGAAAAGCGATAGGTAAGCTGGACTGCCGCACGGTAGGCCTGGACTGGAACATGGACATTCAGGAGTCCAGAGAGCTGGTAGGTAAGGAAAAGACTCTGCAGGGCAATCTGGACCCCTGTGCACTATATGGCAGCTATGACCAGGTAAGGGAAGCTACAAAGAAGATGCTGGACGCCTTTGGGCCTTACAGACATATCGCAAATCTGGGGCATGGGGTTTATCCGGATACGGACCCTGACAAAGTCCGTTGCTTTATTGACACGGTAAAGGAGTACAGTACGACTCTGCGCTGA